A genomic segment from Melanotaenia boesemani isolate fMelBoe1 chromosome 9, fMelBoe1.pri, whole genome shotgun sequence encodes:
- the LOC121646231 gene encoding uncharacterized protein LOC121646231 → MKMRRQLRKKYIAILVLSATFLLCTYKPLQDTLKGWTSPAVKLLLSKHQKHHPAYMDKLLNASCPHYKSSLGRDSSFVTVKQTKTLLISAYLEHRTKEKEVRVISVVLRSQSVAYICILCCQGLRYISEGVSHINSDHFGFPYGTADIMCPLPLGCQTPSHIAVITDVPKDEDKLEFLEIQNQNPKSDSFPYNFTVCLSTMFDFTNVLQLVQSLEMFQLLGVNKVVVYKTSCSAETQLILDYYTHKGLLEVIPWSLSRFFKVSRGWLPEHGPGELHYFGQMPALTDCLYRYMYRSKYVAMQDIDELILPQSVNSWLELLPLLEKKYGLDKCYKFENNVFPNNVPLPPLAPQTLPPQGCWKNISGVNILAHLHQEPIGFWTWYQNFKIIVSPRAVFTPTVHGVLSSERGCTWVDRNIARLYHTRAQKQTRLTPDQLIYDGRLLSYSAPLVPAVNTVLKESGLLPKNSIC, encoded by the exons ATGAAGATGCGGAGACAGTTGAGGAAAAAGTATATTGCCATCCTCGTCCTTTCTGCCACATTCCTGCTCTGCACGTACAA gCCGTTGCAGGACACCTTAAAGGGCTGGACGTCACCAGCAGTCAAGCTTCTACTATCTAAACACCAGAAACATCATCCGGCTTACATGGATAAGCTACTGAATGCTTCTTGTCCTCATTATAaat CTTCTCTGGGACGAGATTCGTCTTTCGTGACAGTCAAGCAGACAAAAACACTGCTTATATCAGCTTATCTGGAGCACCGCACTAAAGAAAAAGAG GTTCGTGTGATTTCAGTGGTGCTGCGGAGCCAATCAGTAGCCTATATCTGCATCTTATGCTGCCAGGGGCTGCGGTACATCTCTGAGGGTGTCAGCCACATTAACAGTGATCACTTTGGCTTTCCCTACGGGACCGCCGACATCATGTGTCCCCTCCCTTTGGGCTGCCAGACACCATCTCATATAGCTGTTATCACTGATGTACCCAAAGATGAAG ATAAACTTGAGTTTCTGGAAATTCAAAATCAAAATCCCAAGAGTGATTCCTTTCCTTATAACTTCACTGTCTGTCTCTCCACCATGTTTGATTTCACCAACGTGCTTCAG CTGGTACAGAGTTTAGAAATGTTTCAGTTACTGGGAGTCAACAAGGTGGTCGTCTATAAGACCAGCTGCAGCGCTGAGACGCAGCTTATACTGGACTACTACACACACAAAG GTTTACTGGAAGTGATTCCTTGGTCTCTATCCAGGTTTTTTAAAGTGTCTCGCGGCTGGTTGCCTGAACACGGTCCTGGTGAACTTCACTACTTCGGCCAGATGCCTGCTCTCACTGACTGCCTTTACAGATACATGTACCGGTCCAAATATGTGGCCATGCAGGACATTGATGAGCTCATTCTGCCTCAATCAGTCAACAG CTGGTTGGAGCTGTTACCACTACTGGAGAAGAAGTACGGGCTCGACAAGTGTTACAAGTTTGAGAATAATGTGTTTCCCAACAACGTCCCACTGCCTCCTCTCGCCCCACAAACACTGCCTCCACAAGGCTGCTGGAAAAACATATCTGGGGTGAACATCCTGGCTCATCTACACCAGGAGCCCATCGGGTTTTGGACTTGGTATCAAAACTTCAAGATCATCGTGAGCCCCCGAGCTGTGTTCACCCCAACCGTTCATGGGGTGCTAAGCTCAGAGAGAGGCTGTACTTGGGTTGATAGGAACATAGCACGGCTGTACCACACAAG AGCTCAGAAACAAACACGACTGACACCAGACCAGCTGATTTATGATGGCCGACTACTGAGTTACAGCGCACCCCTTGTACCAGCTGTTAATACGGTGCTGAAAGAAAGTGGACTTCTACCAAAGAACAGCATATGCTag